A single window of Ferrimonas balearica DSM 9799 DNA harbors:
- a CDS encoding prolyl oligopeptidase family serine peptidase: protein MKPLLLAAITLIVTALPLQGAYFPLNMTHQNFHHGRAMLSPDGQWVSYFERQGDKITWQLQHVESHQQYPLFSITENLYSRPTTIDRIYWVDRTTLLLQHRDRGNQRFRLYHYEPQNPDHPWRGNDLDESLHLISAQPDDEDHVLIMARRPASKGNAAYRVNINEPIEPQLKDKNLVSGELSYAVLLTADHNGEVRLGLIMRSDRLSLVFRVSSDKPWRYGHKFSEDDQPMKPIGFISPERIAVLTREGNGTVGVYAYDLDKKSLAEPLYQLDGLDITDASIDADGELVAVSFYQFGQLQIRYLQSSHQSLVSEVQSELAGHQVVLADRQHGTDLLAVFSESRPGSVYLRRNGTLRKLFDQQPQLEPYQFFESEVFTVTRPDGIEIEAFLMRPDASNGVLLVMPHGGPIGIQDDRNFNPDQQYFASRGYSTLRVNYRGSGGKGEPFMELGVGEQGREIEADIQAVVEQVQARYQFPHRCAFGTSYGGYSAIALTIQNPGFYHCAISGFGLSDLSFIYNSSNFAVHGQLRGAIERTYGDAPDQDMHLRPRSLIRQAENIEVPLLLYAGLQDKTVDIEHFHRLTMQLDRLNKPYSTVLFKRSGHGHDHWTPHRLELTMVDQFIRQQLNLAPPSTTEDRLILADEVMSLGYQYRIGVWLDKNPELTRELYQLAIDLGSVDAIANLGFMYDNALGGIGSAFKAFSLYQEAHEKGSRLGTLNLADCLYEGRYADQDKPRAIEMMRQLQQGDDWVAKRAGEYLESWNL, encoded by the coding sequence ATGAAGCCACTACTGCTTGCCGCCATCACTCTGATCGTGACGGCGTTGCCCCTGCAGGGCGCCTATTTTCCACTGAACATGACCCACCAGAATTTCCATCATGGCCGAGCCATGCTGAGCCCGGATGGCCAGTGGGTTTCCTATTTCGAACGTCAGGGCGATAAGATCACCTGGCAGCTTCAACATGTTGAAAGCCATCAGCAATACCCCCTATTTAGCATTACCGAAAACCTGTACAGCCGCCCCACCACCATTGACCGGATTTATTGGGTCGACCGCACCACGCTTCTGTTGCAGCACCGGGACAGGGGCAACCAGCGCTTCAGGCTCTATCACTATGAGCCACAGAACCCTGACCACCCGTGGCGTGGTAACGATCTGGATGAGTCGCTCCATCTCATCAGCGCACAGCCAGACGATGAAGACCATGTTCTGATCATGGCCCGGCGGCCTGCCAGCAAAGGCAATGCCGCTTACCGCGTCAACATCAATGAGCCGATAGAGCCTCAACTGAAAGACAAAAACCTGGTATCCGGCGAGCTCAGCTACGCGGTACTGCTGACCGCCGATCACAACGGGGAGGTGCGGTTGGGGCTGATCATGCGGAGCGACCGGTTAAGCCTGGTATTCAGGGTCTCAAGCGATAAGCCCTGGCGTTATGGCCACAAGTTCAGTGAAGACGATCAACCGATGAAGCCAATAGGCTTTATCAGCCCGGAACGGATCGCGGTACTGACCCGGGAGGGTAACGGTACCGTCGGAGTGTACGCCTACGACCTCGACAAAAAATCACTGGCTGAACCCCTTTATCAGCTTGATGGCCTGGACATTACCGATGCCAGCATTGATGCCGACGGCGAGCTTGTCGCGGTCTCTTTCTATCAGTTTGGTCAGCTTCAGATCCGTTATTTACAGTCGTCGCATCAATCTCTGGTCAGCGAGGTTCAAAGCGAACTCGCCGGACATCAGGTTGTACTGGCCGATCGCCAGCACGGCACCGATTTGCTGGCGGTTTTCTCAGAATCTCGGCCAGGCAGTGTGTATCTGCGACGCAACGGCACACTGAGAAAACTGTTTGATCAGCAGCCTCAGCTTGAACCCTATCAGTTCTTCGAATCTGAGGTGTTTACCGTAACGCGTCCGGACGGCATCGAGATTGAGGCGTTTCTGATGCGCCCCGACGCCTCCAATGGCGTGCTGTTGGTGATGCCACATGGCGGCCCTATTGGTATTCAGGATGACCGCAACTTCAATCCTGACCAGCAGTACTTTGCTTCTCGGGGTTACAGCACCCTGCGAGTGAATTACCGGGGCTCCGGTGGAAAGGGAGAACCCTTTATGGAGCTGGGCGTCGGAGAGCAGGGACGAGAGATTGAAGCCGATATTCAGGCCGTGGTGGAACAGGTACAAGCGCGCTACCAATTCCCCCATCGCTGCGCCTTTGGCACCAGCTATGGCGGCTACTCAGCCATTGCACTCACTATCCAGAATCCCGGCTTCTACCACTGCGCCATCTCAGGCTTCGGCCTGTCCGACCTCTCCTTTATCTACAACAGCAGCAATTTTGCGGTACATGGACAACTTCGAGGGGCAATTGAGCGGACTTATGGCGACGCCCCTGATCAGGATATGCACCTGCGCCCCCGCTCACTGATTCGACAGGCGGAGAATATCGAAGTGCCTTTACTGTTGTACGCAGGCTTGCAGGATAAGACCGTCGATATTGAACATTTCCATCGTTTGACCATGCAACTTGATCGCCTGAATAAACCCTACAGCACTGTGCTGTTCAAACGATCCGGGCACGGCCACGACCACTGGACTCCCCATCGGCTGGAGTTGACCATGGTGGATCAATTTATCCGGCAACAGTTGAACCTGGCACCACCATCAACGACGGAAGACCGGCTAATCCTGGCAGATGAAGTGATGTCGCTAGGTTACCAATACAGAATTGGCGTATGGCTGGATAAGAACCCGGAGCTCACTCGCGAGCTGTATCAGCTGGCTATCGATCTGGGCAGTGTCGACGCCATCGCCAACCTCGGCTTTATGTATGACAACGCATTGGGAGGCATTGGGAGCGCATTTAAAGCGTTTTCTCTCTATCAGGAAGCTCATGAGAAAGGCAGCCGGTTAGGCACCTTGAATCTGGCAGACTGTTTGTACGAAGGACGCTATGCCGACCAGGACAAGCCGCGGGCGATAGAGATGATGCGCCAGCTACAGCAGGGCGATGACTGGGTCGCCAAACGGGCGGGAGAGTATCTCGAGTCCTGGAACCTGTAA
- the erpA gene encoding iron-sulfur cluster insertion protein ErpA, which yields MTVEAEQAMPIQFSDAAAAKVKALLAEEENPELKLRVYVTGGGCSGFQYGFTFDEKVNEGDFTIEKQGVTLLVDSMSLQYLVGGVVDYTEGLEGSRFFVNNPNATTTCGCGASFSI from the coding sequence ATGACTGTCGAAGCCGAACAAGCGATGCCGATCCAATTTTCCGATGCGGCCGCGGCCAAAGTGAAGGCGCTGCTGGCGGAGGAAGAGAATCCCGAACTGAAACTGCGGGTCTACGTGACCGGTGGTGGCTGCTCCGGGTTCCAGTACGGCTTTACCTTTGATGAGAAGGTAAACGAGGGCGATTTCACCATCGAGAAACAGGGCGTCACCCTGCTGGTGGACTCCATGAGCCTGCAATACCTGGTAGGCGGCGTGGTGGATTACACCGAAGGGCTGGAAGGCAGCCGTTTCTTCGTGAATAACCCCAACGCCACCACCACCTGTGGTTGCGGTGCGTCCTTCTCCATCTGA
- a CDS encoding DUF6776 family protein, producing the protein MQKWKHRWHALCRLEQSFKPRGLVLLVMALALILTGYSVGYLEQWALHKQVDHYQAAQEEWHQERLELERELATRGLEVRMEQQSQAETREMMARQREQIQALETDLTFFRNIMAPEKTADGVQIHDFILDETADLDRFRFRLVLTQQKIRKRFVKGNVTLTLYGSEQGQAVSRDLTQLGVDGAGLKFSFRYFQQLEDEFTLPQGFVPERLVVQLRLPAATGQKASSAEISYPFADLVSAPIMAQLRDNH; encoded by the coding sequence ATGCAAAAATGGAAGCACCGCTGGCACGCCCTGTGTCGGCTTGAGCAGAGTTTTAAACCCCGCGGACTGGTGTTGCTGGTCATGGCACTGGCACTGATTCTGACCGGCTACAGCGTGGGTTATTTGGAGCAGTGGGCTCTGCATAAGCAGGTCGACCACTACCAAGCGGCGCAGGAGGAGTGGCATCAGGAGCGGCTCGAGCTGGAGCGCGAGTTGGCCACCCGTGGTCTGGAGGTTCGAATGGAACAGCAAAGCCAGGCCGAAACCCGCGAGATGATGGCGCGTCAGCGTGAGCAGATCCAGGCACTGGAAACCGACCTGACCTTCTTCCGCAACATCATGGCGCCGGAAAAGACCGCTGATGGCGTTCAGATCCACGACTTTATTCTCGATGAAACCGCCGATCTGGATCGCTTCCGTTTCCGTCTGGTGCTGACCCAGCAGAAGATCCGAAAGCGCTTTGTGAAGGGCAACGTCACCCTCACCCTGTACGGCAGTGAGCAGGGGCAGGCGGTCAGCCGCGACCTGACTCAGCTGGGGGTGGATGGCGCTGGTCTGAAGTTCTCGTTCCGCTACTTCCAGCAGCTGGAGGACGAGTTCACCCTGCCGCAAGGCTTCGTGCCGGAACGTCTGGTGGTGCAGTTGAGACTGCCCGCGGCCACTGGCCAGAAGGCGTCCAGCGCCGAGATCAGCTACCCCTTTGCGGATCTGGTGAGTGCGCCCATAATGGCGCAGCTCCGGGATAACCACTGA
- a CDS encoding chloride channel protein encodes MIADYKFKLATARISLQLCLLGLLVGALASGLIVLFQLAVAGLQHLVLIQSGDFTELPLAMRAGLPILGAGIIYLLVSRTKTAYRRMGIAYVIHRVKCHYGRISLTSGVGQFIHAVVALACGFSVGKEGPAVHIGATAATMMSKRWALPDNTMRILSSCGIAAGIAAIFNTPLAGVIFVLEVVLRDYKIHYFLPIMLAAITGAIIYRTVFGDIHVYSHLELVRLPLDQYPTLIMFGLVLGIVAALFNHALLQVTQRASTLNLATRFGIAGLATAVIAVLVPGAMGSEHGAVSLAHSADATILGLLVLLSAKILATIAAIGFGIPGGLIGPLYGMGALLGAMVALILSPMLPQLQEYQGIYAAIGMTAMMGVCLNAPMASLLALVELTNDASLILPYLLVTLPGFLLAHEGLGARAIFLRQLDIMGLEYRVPPLEQALQKTGVLALMDRDIVLARPGLADDELLALLKSVEHHRLLRGTEEGQELITLHADFTDDSNSALKREALPGLPERATLAEVYQLLEPKRGGAVYIYMDNPNTPVGLITWSMLYRFFRGGEI; translated from the coding sequence ATGATTGCCGACTATAAGTTCAAACTCGCCACCGCCCGGATCAGCCTGCAACTTTGCTTGCTGGGGCTGTTGGTTGGCGCGTTGGCGAGCGGCCTTATCGTGTTGTTTCAATTGGCGGTTGCGGGACTGCAACACCTGGTGTTGATCCAATCCGGCGATTTTACTGAGCTCCCGCTGGCGATGCGAGCCGGCTTGCCCATTCTGGGCGCTGGCATCATCTATTTGCTGGTCAGTCGCACCAAAACCGCCTACCGGCGCATGGGCATCGCCTATGTTATCCACCGGGTCAAATGCCACTACGGCCGCATCTCGCTCACCAGCGGGGTCGGTCAGTTTATCCATGCGGTTGTCGCCCTGGCCTGCGGTTTCTCCGTCGGCAAAGAGGGCCCGGCGGTGCACATCGGTGCCACCGCGGCCACCATGATGTCGAAACGCTGGGCCCTGCCCGACAACACCATGCGCATCCTCTCCTCTTGCGGCATAGCGGCGGGGATCGCGGCGATCTTTAACACCCCGTTGGCGGGGGTGATCTTTGTGCTGGAAGTGGTGTTGCGGGACTACAAGATCCACTATTTCCTGCCGATCATGCTGGCCGCCATCACCGGCGCCATCATCTATCGCACCGTATTTGGCGATATCCACGTCTACAGCCATCTTGAGCTGGTGCGACTGCCGCTGGACCAGTACCCCACCCTGATCATGTTTGGCCTGGTGCTGGGCATTGTTGCCGCGCTGTTCAATCACGCCCTGTTGCAGGTCACCCAACGGGCCAGCACCCTCAATCTTGCCACCCGCTTCGGCATCGCCGGCCTGGCGACGGCGGTGATTGCGGTACTGGTGCCCGGCGCCATGGGCAGTGAACACGGCGCCGTGTCCCTGGCCCACTCCGCTGACGCCACCATCCTTGGCCTGCTGGTGCTGCTCAGCGCGAAAATCCTGGCCACCATCGCCGCCATCGGCTTCGGCATTCCCGGCGGCCTGATTGGTCCCCTGTATGGCATGGGCGCGTTGTTGGGGGCCATGGTGGCGCTGATCCTCAGTCCCATGCTGCCGCAGCTGCAGGAGTACCAGGGGATCTACGCCGCCATCGGCATGACGGCAATGATGGGCGTCTGCCTCAATGCCCCCATGGCCTCATTGCTGGCGCTGGTGGAGCTGACCAACGACGCCTCGCTGATTCTGCCCTACCTGCTGGTCACCCTGCCCGGCTTCCTGCTGGCCCACGAGGGCCTCGGGGCCCGCGCCATCTTCCTGCGCCAGCTCGACATCATGGGATTGGAATACCGGGTGCCGCCACTGGAGCAGGCCCTGCAGAAAACCGGTGTTCTGGCCCTGATGGACCGCGATATTGTGCTGGCCCGCCCTGGCCTCGCCGATGATGAACTGCTGGCCCTGCTGAAAAGCGTCGAGCATCACCGCCTGCTGCGGGGCACGGAAGAGGGGCAGGAGCTGATCACCCTGCACGCCGACTTCACCGATGACAGCAACAGCGCCCTGAAACGGGAGGCACTGCCCGGTCTGCCGGAGCGGGCCACCCTGGCCGAGGTGTACCAACTGCTGGAGCCCAAGCGGGGCGGCGCGGTATACATCTATATGGACAACCCCAACACCCCGGTGGGCCTGATCACCTGGTCGATGCTGTACCGCTTCTTCCGCGGTGGCGAGATCTGA
- a CDS encoding response regulator, with product MEYRFERFTLDLTHQRLTCEGALLSSDPRLLRLLTLLIENAPEPIDSDTLLAALWPDTHVSHWSISRLVSDARKLFKQAGAEFPVIQTLHGRGYRLASQVQDQLQRIEVAEPTPLPPAAEAEPTPGPAHVIHTVSPSHSLSWPIRLLLLSQAVLIAILAWQLWRTPDDPLRLGEPRNPAARVLWVDDHPDNNLSERRALLNQRIAVYTTTSSHEALMLLELYDYDLVISDMGRSGDALAGLKLVKALRERQDDTPYLLYTILPSEALQRQILAHGAQGIAVDKPALYQQLAEYIPLDAKLAIKHGDSITY from the coding sequence ATGGAATACCGGTTCGAACGCTTTACCCTTGACCTGACCCACCAGCGCCTGACTTGCGAAGGAGCGCTGCTCAGCAGTGATCCCCGCCTCCTGCGCCTCCTCACCCTGCTGATTGAAAACGCCCCTGAACCGATCGACAGCGACACCCTGCTGGCGGCATTGTGGCCCGATACCCATGTCAGCCACTGGTCCATCTCCCGGCTGGTGTCCGACGCCCGAAAACTGTTTAAACAGGCCGGTGCCGAGTTCCCGGTGATTCAAACCCTGCATGGCCGCGGTTACCGCCTGGCCAGCCAGGTACAGGATCAACTCCAGCGCATTGAGGTGGCCGAACCCACCCCACTCCCTCCGGCGGCAGAGGCTGAGCCAACGCCTGGCCCGGCCCACGTTATCCACACTGTTTCACCCAGCCATTCCCTGTCCTGGCCCATCCGGTTGCTACTGCTGAGTCAGGCGGTGCTGATCGCCATCCTGGCCTGGCAGCTTTGGCGCACCCCGGACGACCCTCTGCGCCTTGGGGAGCCCCGCAATCCAGCGGCCCGGGTACTGTGGGTAGATGATCATCCGGACAACAACCTGTCCGAGCGCCGCGCCCTGCTCAATCAGCGCATTGCGGTCTACACCACCACCTCCAGCCACGAAGCCCTGATGCTGCTGGAGCTGTACGACTACGATTTGGTGATCTCTGATATGGGCCGCAGTGGGGATGCCCTGGCCGGACTGAAACTGGTCAAAGCCCTGCGTGAACGTCAGGACGACACCCCCTACCTGCTCTACACCATCCTGCCGTCAGAAGCCCTGCAACGGCAGATTCTGGCCCATGGCGCCCAAGGGATTGCGGTGGATAAACCCGCTCTATATCAGCAACTTGCAGAGTACATACCGCTGGATGCCAAGCTGGCAATCAAACACGGCGACTCCATAACCTACTGA
- the pyrB gene encoding aspartate carbamoyltransferase has product MASSLYKKHIISIPELSRDELELIVETAGTLKANPNPTLLQNKVVASCFFEPSTRTRLSFETAIQRLGGSVIGFDSGGNTSLANKGETLGDSVRVISSYVDAFVMRHPQEGAARLASEFSGGVPVINGGDGANQHPSQTLLDLFSIYETQGRIDGLNVAFVGDLKYGRTVHSLTQALAKFDNVTFYFIAPEALAMPDYLCEELDEAGLTYHVLTSMDEVIPELDILYMTRVQKERFDESEYAHVKSAYVLSAATLEGARSNLKVLHPLPRVDEITIDVDATPHAYYFQQAENGIYARQALLALVLNDTL; this is encoded by the coding sequence ATGGCGAGTTCGCTGTATAAGAAGCACATCATCTCCATTCCCGAGCTCAGTCGCGATGAGCTGGAACTTATTGTCGAAACCGCCGGGACACTGAAAGCCAATCCCAACCCCACCCTGTTGCAAAACAAGGTGGTGGCCAGTTGCTTCTTCGAGCCCTCCACCCGCACCCGACTGTCATTTGAAACCGCCATCCAGCGCCTGGGCGGCAGCGTGATTGGCTTCGACAGCGGCGGCAACACCTCGCTGGCCAACAAAGGCGAGACCCTGGGCGACTCGGTGCGCGTTATCAGCTCCTACGTGGACGCCTTTGTGATGCGCCACCCGCAGGAGGGCGCCGCCCGGCTGGCCTCGGAGTTCTCCGGCGGCGTGCCGGTGATCAACGGCGGTGATGGCGCCAACCAGCACCCCTCCCAAACCCTGCTGGACCTGTTCTCCATCTACGAGACCCAGGGCCGCATCGACGGCCTGAACGTGGCCTTTGTCGGCGACCTGAAATATGGCCGCACCGTGCACTCCCTGACCCAGGCCCTGGCCAAGTTCGACAACGTCACCTTCTACTTTATCGCGCCGGAAGCGCTGGCCATGCCGGACTACCTGTGTGAAGAGCTGGACGAAGCGGGCCTGACCTACCACGTGCTGACCAGCATGGATGAGGTGATTCCGGAACTCGACATCCTCTACATGACCCGAGTCCAGAAAGAGCGCTTCGACGAATCCGAATACGCCCACGTGAAGTCCGCCTACGTGCTCAGCGCCGCCACCCTGGAAGGGGCCCGCAGCAACCTTAAGGTGCTGCACCCGCTGCCACGGGTCGATGAGATCACCATCGACGTCGACGCCACCCCGCACGCCTACTACTTCCAGCAGGCGGAAAACGGCATCTACGCCCGCCAGGCCCTGCTGGCCCTGGTGCTGAACGACACGCTGTAA
- the pyrI gene encoding aspartate carbamoyltransferase regulatory subunit encodes MTKDNQLQVEAIKNGSVIDHIPAHTGIKVLRLFQLHKSENRITIGLNLPSSALGHKDLIKIENLFIDEELANQLALLAPNCTVNQIENYEVVRKLQLSLPEQVIGVFQCPNSNCISHREPVPSRFKVSSKDTLIKLKCHYCEKAFNRESMSERR; translated from the coding sequence ATGACCAAAGACAACCAACTCCAGGTAGAAGCCATCAAGAACGGCTCCGTTATCGACCATATCCCGGCCCATACCGGCATCAAGGTGTTGCGCCTGTTCCAGCTGCACAAGTCGGAAAACCGCATCACCATCGGTCTGAACCTGCCCTCCTCCGCGCTGGGCCACAAAGACCTGATCAAGATCGAGAACCTGTTTATCGACGAAGAGCTGGCCAACCAGCTGGCTCTGCTGGCGCCCAACTGCACCGTCAACCAGATCGAGAACTACGAAGTGGTGCGTAAGCTGCAACTGTCTCTGCCGGAGCAGGTCATCGGCGTGTTCCAGTGCCCCAACAGCAACTGCATCAGCCACCGCGAACCGGTACCGAGCCGCTTTAAGGTGAGCAGCAAAGACACCCTGATCAAGCTGAAGTGTCACTACTGCGAAAAAGCGTTCAACCGCGAGAGCATGAGCGAGCGCCGCTGA
- the hemL gene encoding glutamate-1-semialdehyde 2,1-aminomutase: MNRSESLFEQAQKTIPGGVNSPVRAFKGVGGTPVFIDHADGAYLYDVDGKRYIDYVGSWGPMILGHNHPEIRAAVLAAVEKGLSYGAPTASEVEMAELVCEILPSVDQIRMVNSGTEATMSALRLARGFTQRDKFIKFEGCYHGHADCLLVKAGSGMLTFGEPTSPGVPADFAKHTLTADYNKLDSVKALFEANPDDIAAVILEPVAGNMNCIPPVPGFLEGLRALCDQYGALLIIDEVMTGFRVALDCAHGHYGVKPDLVCLGKVIGGGMPVGAFGGRADVMAHLAPNGPVYQAGTLSGNPVAMAAGKAQLKLLQRPGLHDELAAKTETLIKGFKAAADKHGVPMAINYVGGMFGFFFTDEAEVTTFEQVSKCNMDHFKAFFHGMLDEGVNLAPSAFEAGFLSMAHSDEDIAATIDAADRVLAKIAAA; the protein is encoded by the coding sequence ATGAACCGCAGCGAATCCCTGTTTGAACAGGCCCAGAAAACCATCCCCGGTGGCGTTAACTCCCCGGTTCGTGCCTTTAAAGGCGTAGGCGGCACCCCGGTCTTTATCGACCACGCCGATGGCGCTTACCTGTACGACGTGGATGGCAAACGCTACATCGACTACGTTGGCTCCTGGGGCCCGATGATTCTGGGTCACAACCATCCTGAGATCCGCGCTGCGGTACTGGCTGCGGTAGAGAAGGGCCTCTCCTACGGTGCCCCGACCGCTTCCGAAGTGGAGATGGCTGAACTGGTGTGCGAAATCCTGCCCAGCGTTGACCAGATCCGCATGGTGAACTCCGGCACCGAAGCCACCATGAGCGCCCTGCGTCTGGCCCGTGGTTTCACCCAGCGTGACAAGTTCATCAAGTTCGAAGGCTGCTACCACGGCCACGCGGACTGCCTGCTGGTTAAAGCCGGCTCCGGCATGCTGACCTTCGGTGAGCCCACCAGCCCGGGCGTACCGGCGGACTTCGCTAAGCACACCCTGACTGCCGACTACAACAAGCTGGATTCCGTTAAGGCCCTGTTTGAAGCCAACCCGGACGACATTGCTGCCGTGATCCTGGAGCCGGTTGCCGGCAACATGAACTGCATCCCGCCGGTACCGGGCTTCCTGGAAGGCCTGCGTGCCCTGTGTGACCAGTACGGCGCCCTGCTGATCATCGACGAAGTGATGACCGGCTTCCGCGTTGCACTGGACTGCGCCCATGGCCACTACGGCGTTAAGCCGGACCTGGTGTGCCTGGGTAAAGTGATTGGCGGTGGTATGCCGGTAGGTGCCTTTGGTGGCCGTGCCGACGTGATGGCTCACCTGGCTCCGAACGGCCCGGTCTACCAGGCCGGTACCCTGTCCGGTAACCCGGTGGCGATGGCCGCGGGTAAAGCCCAGCTGAAACTGCTGCAGCGCCCTGGCCTGCACGACGAGCTGGCCGCCAAGACTGAAACCCTGATCAAGGGCTTCAAAGCCGCCGCCGACAAGCACGGCGTGCCGATGGCGATCAACTACGTGGGCGGTATGTTCGGCTTCTTCTTTACCGACGAAGCGGAAGTGACCACCTTTGAGCAGGTGTCCAAGTGCAACATGGACCACTTCAAAGCGTTCTTCCACGGCATGCTGGATGAGGGTGTCAATCTGGCCCCGTCTGCCTTCGAAGCGGGTTTCCTGTCCATGGCCCACTCTGACGAAGACATCGCCGCCACCATCGACGCCGCTGACCGCGTGCTGGCCAAGATCGCTGCCGCCTGA